Genomic segment of Myxococcus stipitatus:
TGGGAAACCCAATGGCGTCTACCGCTCCCAGGATGGTGGGGAGACGTGGGCCCCCTCGCCCTTGATGCGGCTGGGCCTGCTGCTCAACGCGGTGCGCGTGTCCCCGGCCAATCCCCGCCGCATCTACGTGAGCGGCAAGGAGGAGAACCGGCTGCTGCTCTTGCGCAGCGACGACGCGGGCGAGACGTGGACGGAGACGGTCCACCCGCTGCCCGAGCTGCAGCTGCCCTATGACCTGCTCGTCGAGGCCGCGGACCCGGCGTCCGCGGACGTGATGTGGGCCCGCGTGTCCTCGCAGGGCTCCACCTTCCTGCTGCGCAGCGACGACGCGGGCCAGACGCTCACGACGGTGTCGCGGATTGACGACGTCTTCATCAACATGGAGCTGTCCGCCGACGGCAAGACGACATGGGTGGGCACCCTCAACCACTTCTTCAAGGGCCCCTCCACCGGCCCCCTGACGATGCGCTCGCTGCCCACGGGCAACGCGTGTGTGCTGCGCGAGGGCAACACGCTCTACGCCTGCGGCTCCACCTGGCTCCATGACTGGGCGCTCGCGCGCAGCACCGACGAGGGCGACACCTGGACGCACCTCTTCGGCCTCTACGAAATCCAGGGCGCGCACCACTGCCCCACGGGCACCCCCGTGCGCACCGTGTGCCCGGGCCGCTGGCCGCAGCTCGCCGAGCAGCTCGGCGCCCCGCTCTATCCCGAGGAACCTCCCCCCGACGACGGGGGCACGCGCCCCGACGCGGGGGCCCCCGACGCGGGAGCGCCCGACTCCGGCACCTCCTCCGACGCGGGCCCCGAGCCCGAGCCCCCTCCTCCGCCCAAGAGCTCCAGCGGCTGCGGCGCGATGGGAGGGAACATTGTACCGCTGTTGCTGTTGCTACTCCCTCTCACCCTGCTGCGCCGAGGCCCCCGGCGCCAGAACCAGGAAAGGTCCCCCTGATGCGGCTCTCACGACAACTCCTCTGGACCACCTCCGCGGCCACCCTGCTCTCCCTCACCGCCGCGTGCGGTGACGACCCGTCCGAGCCCACCTGTGGCGAGCCCCTCTACGGCGGTGACGCCACCGACGAGGCCTGGCGCGCGCTGGTGGACGCGGAGGCCCGCGCGACGCCGAACGCCGATGTCGCCCGGCTCACCACCCCCGAGAGCGGAGCGTCCTACGACGCCAGCGCCGCGCCACCTCGCTGGGCCTGGAGCTCCACGCTGGCCAGCGCGTCGCCGAGCCCCGCGCCGTCGAGCGCCTTCGACACGGCCCGCTCCATGCTGGCCCGTGTGGGCGAGTGGATTCTCCCCACCGCCCATGCGCACCTGCCGCCGTTCACCGGTGACATCTACTGGGTGCGCGTGAGCATCCCCGGGCGCACGTGCCCGGTGGAGATGCTCACGTCGAACCTCGACTGGCAGCTCGACGCGGCGACCTGGGACACGCTCAAGGCCAGCGCCGGACAGGAGCTGTCCGTGCAGGTCATCAGCGCGTACCTGCTCCAGAACCGCATCACCGAAGGCCCCTACCGCCTGCCCCAGCCCGTCACCGTCCGCGTCCAGAAGGGGACCCCATGAGGCTCTCCCGTGTCTGGCTTCCCGCGCTGGGGCTGCTGCTCGCCTCCTGCGGCGAGGACGCGAGCCCCTTCGATGGGGTGAAGCCTCCGGACGGCCTTCGGTACACCCATCCAGACCCCTGGGCCGCGGGCGTCGGGATTCCGCCTCCGGGCCCCGGAGGCCGCGTCATCATCACCAACAGCATGGATGACACCGTCAGCCTGCTGGAGCTGGACGGCGCGACGAAGCCCGGCTGGAAGGAGCTGGCGCGGGTGCCCGTGGGCCTCAACCCCGTGGAGCTGGAAGGCCCTCACCACACCGCCGTGTCACCGGATGGCAAACACTACTACGTAGGCATCTCCAACTACGTGCCCGGCGGCGGCTCCGGCCCCCATGGCGCGCACGGCACGGGCGCCGACGACGGCTACTGCCTCAAGATGGATGCGAGCACCCACCGCATGGTGGGCTCGGTGCGCGTGGACCCCAACCCCGGCGACGTCATCGTCAGTCGGGACGGCAACACGCTGTACCAGACGCACTTCGACACGCTGAAAATCACGGAGGTCGCTCGCCGCGGCGGCACCCAGGAGGAGATGTTCGCGCGCATGGCGGTCATCGACGCGAAGACGATGACCCGCAAGTCCATGGTGACGGTGTGCCCCGCGCCGCACGCCGTGCGCCTGTCTCCGGACGAGCGCACCGCCTACGTCGCGTGCTGGTCCGACGAGGTCGCCATCGTCGACCTCACCACGCCCACGGAGAAGCCCACCCGGGTCAAGGTCTCCGCCAGCGCGGGCACCGCCGTGACACCTCGGCATCAGCCCTACGCGCTGACGATGTCGCCCACCACGGGCGATGTCTGGGTCAGCTCGATGGCCAGCCGCGAGATTCAGCTGCTCGACGCGAAGACCCGCGCCATGAACCCCGCGCGAGCGATTCGCCTCCCGGGTGCGCCCATGTTCGGCGACTTCAGCGCGGACGGGAAGACGCTCTACATGCCCGTGCAGGGCGTGGAGTCCCTGCACGTCATCGACGCGGACACCGGCGCCATCCGAAGCGAGCTGGAGCTGGCGCCCGCGGGCTGCCTCAACGTGCACCAGGCGCACCTGACGCCGGACGGCACCCACGCGCTCGTCGTCTGCGAGGGAGACCGGCTGAGCCCGGGCACGTTGCACTCGGTGGACCTCGCTCGGGGCACGGTGGTGAATACCGTGCGCGTGGGCATCTTCCCGGACTCGGTGAGCATCCTCGGAGGTCCGCGATGAAGGGCGCCCTCTTGAAGGTCCTGCCGTGCCTGGTGCTGCTGGCGCTGACGTCCGCCTGTGGTGACGACGAGACGCCTCCGACGGCGGTGGAGTACGGCCAGCGGTTGTTCAACGACGCGCGGCTGTCCGAGAGCCAGTTCAACAGCTTCACCTGCGCGACGTGCCACGCGACCACGCCCACGCCACAAGGCGGGCGGATGGACTCCGGCTACACGCTGTACAACGTGGTGGGCCGGGACTCGTGGTGGGGCGGCTACGAGACGAACCTGCTGGACGCGGTGAACTTCTGCTACGTCAGCTTCATGCGCGGCGTGCAGAAGCTGCCCGCGGACTCACCGCAGAGCCGCGCGCTGTACGAGTACCTCGTGAGCATCAGCCCGGACGCGAAGTCCCCCGCCCTGCCCTACACGGTGGTGAAGGACGTGCGCGACGTGCCTCGCGGCGGCGCGGAGCGGGGACGCGCCGTGTATCAAGCCGCGTGTCAGGAGTGTCACGGCGAGACGCACACCGGGAAGGGCCGGCTGACGGAGCTGGCCTCCATCCTCCCCGAGGTGACGCGCGACTATGACACGACCTTTCCGGGAGTCCCGCATTCCCTGGTCATCATCGAGAAAGTGCGGCACGGCCAGTTCTTCGGCATCGGCGGAAACATGCCCGCGTACAGCCTGGAAGCACTCTCGAACGAGGACTTGGGGGCGCTGCTCACGTACCTCGGGCTGTAGTAGGAAGCGCGCATGGGGTTCTGGAAGCGACTGTTCGGTGGCGGGAAGGAAGACGCGGGCTCGAAGGAAG
This window contains:
- a CDS encoding c-type cytochrome, which produces MKGALLKVLPCLVLLALTSACGDDETPPTAVEYGQRLFNDARLSESQFNSFTCATCHATTPTPQGGRMDSGYTLYNVVGRDSWWGGYETNLLDAVNFCYVSFMRGVQKLPADSPQSRALYEYLVSISPDAKSPALPYTVVKDVRDVPRGGAERGRAVYQAACQECHGETHTGKGRLTELASILPEVTRDYDTTFPGVPHSLVIIEKVRHGQFFGIGGNMPAYSLEALSNEDLGALLTYLGL